From a region of the Mobula hypostoma chromosome 6, sMobHyp1.1, whole genome shotgun sequence genome:
- the LOC134348050 gene encoding ADP-ribosylation factor-like protein 13B — MFSLLANCCFWLKRWREPVRKVTLLMVGLDNAGKTATIKGIQGEPPYFTDPTVGFSRVDIKQGKFEVTIYDLGGGRNIRSIWKNYYAESFGVIFVVDSSDVIRMEEVKKAVTDVIRHPGISGKPVLV; from the exons ATGTTTAGTCTCCTGGCTAACTGTTGCTTCTGGCTGAAACGTTGGCGAGAACCTGTCAG GAAGGTTACTCTACTAATGGTGGGATTGGATAATGCTGGAAAAACTGCAACTATAAAAGGGATTCAAGGAG aacctCCATATTTTACAGATCCAACAGTGGGGTTTTCAAGAGTTGATATAAAACAGGGGAAATTCGAAGTCACCATTTATGACTTAGGTGGAGGGAGAAATATCAGATCTATCTGGAAGAACTATTATGCTGAATCCTTTGGCGTTATTTTCGTCGTGGACTCCAGTGATGTTATTCGAATGGAAGAGGTTAAAAAAGCTGTGACCGACGTCATAAGGCATCCTGGGATTTCTGGAAAACCTGTGCTTGTGTAA